In Zea mays cultivar B73 chromosome 7, Zm-B73-REFERENCE-NAM-5.0, whole genome shotgun sequence, the following proteins share a genomic window:
- the LOC100276809 gene encoding uncharacterized protein isoform X1, which produces MKLFAFVRRARRPPPTAPDDDTATAAAAATTEKRRRRLSSSSSSGSAWKPTLGAISEDAAMTSAPVAQAKAAAAPARAKARSPRRATRAAGYDDFRTSFGRRSQTLKVDEAGDPVRRASGHPQQRHKPVLLLLLLHEHD; this is translated from the exons ATGAAGCTGTTCGCCTTCGTGAGGCGCGCGCGCCGGCCGCCGCCGACGGCGCCCGACGACGACACAGCCACAGCCGCCGCCGCTGCGACCACGGAGAAGCGGCGCCGGAGGCTGTCCTCGTCTTCGTCGTCGGGGTCGGCGTGGAAGCCGACGCTGGGCGCCATCTCCGAGGACGCCGCCATGACGTCCGCGCCCGTGGCGCAGGCGAAGGCAGCAGCGGCGCCGGCCAGGGCCAAGGCGAGGTCGCCTCGCCGTGCCACCCGGGCGGCCGGCTACGACGACTTCCG CACCAGCTTTGGCCGTCGTAGTCAAACACTCAAAGTAGATGAAGCTGGTGACCCGGTCAGGCGTGCCAGTGGCCACCCCCAGCAAAGGCACAAGcctgtgct